Sequence from the Deltaproteobacteria bacterium genome:
AGCCCGCGCCAGCAAGCGGAGCCATAGCCGCGCCGCGGCTCGCTCACCACCGTCGCACCGGCGCGACGGGCCGCTGCCGCACTGCCATCGCTCGAGCCGTTGTCGACCACGACGATATCGTCGGCTACCTCACGCGGAATGGCTCGCACCACCGGCGCGATGGCGCCTTCCTCGTTCAGCACCGGGATGATAACCGCGACACGTTGGCCGAAGTACATCGCGCAGACTGGCGGGCAAGGAGCTGCTCCGAATTCGCCGGCGCCGGCAGGCCTCGGCTAACGGCAAGCCGGCGCCACCCGCTCGGCGAACAGCGCCAGCGTCTCGGGCGCATGGAAGTCGCCAAACAGGATCATGAACGAAGTCACTCCCTGTTGACAGCGAGCGCGGAGCTGGTCGATCACTTGCGCTGGCGTACCGCGCAAGGCGGTTTTCTCCAGATCGAACACGCGCCCGAGCGTGGCCTGCGCCAGCTCCCACTTCTGCTTAAATGCGGCCTCGTCCTTGCCCAGTACGACGATGGTTTGCTCCGAGATCTCGATGGTGTTCGGGTCGCGGCCGATGGCCGTGCAGTGATCGTGCAAGACGGCGAGTTTGCGCGGCAGTTCCGCCGCCGCGTTGTTGGGGCAATTCCAGATGTCGGCGTGGCGCGCCACCACCGCCAGCAGCCGCTTCTCGCCGGCGCCGCCAATCAGGATCGGCGGATGCGGCAGTTGCACCGGCTTGGGATTGTTAACGGCCTCCTCGACGCCGTAGTACTTGCCCTGGAAGGTCGCGCT
This genomic interval carries:
- a CDS encoding TIGR03560 family F420-dependent LLM class oxidoreductase, which gives rise to MKFGLFFPQVGVPFPVIRARAQLADQLGYDSIMFVDHMWSRGMPEMDHLEAWTVMSATAVLTERLKVGALVLCNSYRNPALLAKMAASLDAVSNGRLIFGIGAGWMDEEYRAYGYPFPSARTRIEQLDEALELIKRMFAAPSATFQGKYYGVEEAVNNPKPVQLPHPPILIGGAGEKRLLAVVARHADIWNCPNNAAAELPRKLAVLHDHCTAIGRDPNTIEISEQTIVVLGKDEAAFKQKWELAQATLGRVFDLEKTALRGTPAQVIDQLRARCQQGVTSFMILFGDFHAPETLALFAERVAPACR